In Magnetospirillum sp. WYHS-4, a single window of DNA contains:
- a CDS encoding DUF1833 domain-containing protein produces MPDPALSEAIREAYASAPADVVVLHTLEIWHPSFIEDGIAKPIRVVRNYEDTATWLGLGGAEVQAVLDGLDEEARRKVGLVARIEAGATRDASLLVPFVALGFEMELPPVDTIPVPEIVVTLDNVGREITRHLDAAAISQDAIEVTYRPYLSTDIEGPQMDPPLTMTLSEVEVDVFRVTGRARVLDIGNKAFPSDIYTIKKYPGLRR; encoded by the coding sequence ATGCCCGATCCCGCCTTATCCGAGGCCATCCGCGAGGCCTATGCCTCCGCGCCGGCCGATGTCGTCGTCCTGCACACCCTGGAGATCTGGCACCCGTCCTTCATCGAGGACGGGATCGCCAAGCCGATCCGGGTGGTCAGGAACTACGAGGACACGGCCACTTGGCTCGGGCTCGGCGGAGCGGAGGTTCAGGCCGTGCTCGATGGCCTGGACGAGGAGGCCCGGCGCAAGGTCGGTCTTGTCGCCCGGATCGAGGCGGGGGCGACGCGCGACGCCAGCCTGCTGGTTCCCTTCGTGGCGCTCGGCTTCGAGATGGAACTGCCGCCGGTGGACACCATCCCGGTGCCGGAGATTGTGGTGACGCTCGACAACGTCGGGCGCGAGATCACCCGTCACCTGGACGCCGCCGCCATCAGCCAGGATGCCATCGAGGTCACCTACCGGCCCTACCTCTCGACCGACATCGAGGGGCCGCAGATGGACCCGCCGCTGACCATGACCCTCTCCGAGGTCGAGGTGGACGTGTTCCGTGTCACCGGCCGCGCCCGTGTCCTCGACATCGGCAACAAGGCGTTCCCCAGCGACATCTACACCATCAAGAAGTATCCGGGACTGCGACGCTGA
- a CDS encoding C40 family peptidase, whose product MHWASEYIGLPWSATGDGPDAFHCWALVRHVQRQRFGRDLPAIPNPDDLLAIARAFRDHPERRRWDLVEAPEEGDCVLMRQARYPVHVGIWLAVDGGRVLHVVRDKGVVAQTRDSLAAHGWRIEGYYRFIGDRP is encoded by the coding sequence ATGCATTGGGCATCGGAGTACATCGGCCTGCCGTGGTCCGCCACGGGGGATGGGCCTGACGCGTTCCATTGCTGGGCGCTGGTGCGCCATGTGCAGCGGCAACGATTCGGCCGCGACCTGCCGGCCATCCCCAACCCGGACGACCTGCTCGCCATCGCCAGGGCCTTCCGCGACCACCCCGAGCGCCGACGCTGGGACCTGGTCGAAGCTCCTGAAGAGGGCGACTGCGTCCTGATGCGCCAGGCCCGCTATCCCGTCCATGTCGGCATCTGGTTGGCGGTGGACGGCGGCCGGGTGCTGCACGTCGTCCGTGACAAGGGCGTGGTCGCCCAAACCCGTGACAGCCTCGCTGCCCATGGCTGGCGGATCGAGGGTTATTACCGTTTCATCGGAGACCGTCCGTGA
- a CDS encoding phage tail length tape measure family protein, protein VTSAARGHLEGFAGNLGGVGSAMLRLGPVGLAAGAAVGALTMALGQGLREMESAQQSLLRLEAVLKATGHASGLTGQELNDLADAMEAGTMATAEGVMDASSVLATFRSVSGDTFVRAIKAAQDLSAVFGQDLRSSAVQLGKALEDPVEGVSALKRVGVSFSASQRDMIASMVETGDVAGAQALILKTLEQQVGGAGEAEASGLTGAVHHLKAAWGNLLEEMAKTPGIGGVVETTLKGLTATIDGIRGWLKEPDISQQVAAKSRELVEAEQRLAELRSGSVTWDPSYGLRINQATAAAQAKVDRLKAEIDDLVARGRAEVEAFGAERDQAEAGRRQAEEERNAETIAARIKALEAEKVKAAVDAAEKIAAVHDQLARDIASAEKKRGLPGIDPVDVDREIALLRDVAARKIEAIEKPIREAAARTGDQARKVIADLERQLGGLTDARGAAIDQALSRLPEGATAEQRAEVERLSGALFDQKQAIDDLNKELEAEAKLREKGAEITRRHRTAEEEYRDVLAELDTLLANAAIDQDTYARAVEEAERRKLDASKEWRDGAVRAVHDYVEEASNAARTAEQAVAKSLQAGEDAFVKWATTGKLAAGDLFNTMAEEALRAAWRMSVIKPFGGMLEGLFSSIGSGLAGWFTGGGGSEAPTPTPSNSTLILEAHSGGVVGHDPLRRRDVDPGLFGTAERFHGGGLVGLRSGEVPIVALRGEEVLTRDDPRHRFNLAGGQGGVTVVVQPTVTNTVPNTQARTETRRGAAGEVMIDVFVEQMEMLMSRKIGRGEGLAPTLERRYGLNPAAGAYR, encoded by the coding sequence AGGTGACCTCGGCGGCCAGGGGGCATCTGGAAGGCTTCGCCGGCAACCTGGGCGGTGTGGGCTCCGCCATGCTGCGCCTGGGGCCGGTGGGACTGGCGGCGGGCGCGGCGGTCGGGGCGCTGACCATGGCGCTCGGGCAGGGTCTGCGCGAGATGGAGTCGGCGCAGCAATCTCTGCTGCGGCTCGAAGCCGTGCTGAAGGCCACCGGCCATGCCTCGGGACTGACCGGCCAGGAACTCAACGATCTGGCCGACGCCATGGAGGCCGGCACCATGGCCACCGCCGAAGGGGTGATGGATGCCTCCTCGGTGCTGGCCACCTTCCGCTCGGTCTCGGGCGATACCTTCGTGCGCGCCATCAAGGCGGCGCAGGACCTGTCGGCCGTCTTCGGCCAGGACCTGCGCTCTTCGGCCGTGCAACTGGGCAAGGCGCTGGAGGACCCCGTCGAGGGTGTGTCCGCGCTCAAAAGGGTCGGTGTCAGCTTCTCCGCCTCGCAGCGGGACATGATCGCCTCCATGGTCGAGACCGGCGACGTGGCCGGCGCCCAGGCGCTGATCCTAAAGACCCTGGAGCAACAGGTCGGCGGCGCTGGCGAGGCCGAAGCCTCAGGGCTCACCGGCGCCGTCCATCACCTGAAGGCGGCCTGGGGCAACCTGCTCGAAGAGATGGCCAAGACCCCCGGAATCGGCGGCGTGGTGGAAACCACGCTGAAGGGGCTGACCGCCACCATCGACGGCATCCGGGGCTGGCTCAAGGAGCCAGACATCAGCCAGCAGGTGGCGGCCAAGAGCCGCGAACTGGTGGAAGCCGAACAGCGTCTGGCGGAACTGCGCTCCGGGTCGGTGACCTGGGATCCGTCCTACGGGCTTCGCATTAACCAGGCGACCGCAGCCGCCCAGGCCAAGGTGGACCGCCTCAAGGCCGAGATCGACGACCTGGTCGCCCGTGGCCGCGCCGAGGTCGAAGCCTTCGGTGCGGAGCGCGACCAGGCCGAGGCAGGGCGCCGTCAGGCCGAAGAAGAGCGCAACGCCGAAACCATCGCGGCGCGCATCAAAGCGCTGGAAGCAGAAAAGGTGAAGGCGGCGGTGGACGCCGCCGAGAAGATCGCCGCCGTCCACGACCAGCTTGCCCGCGACATCGCGTCGGCGGAAAAGAAGCGGGGCCTGCCGGGCATCGATCCGGTCGATGTCGATCGCGAGATCGCCCTGTTGCGCGACGTGGCCGCCCGCAAGATCGAGGCCATCGAGAAGCCGATCCGCGAGGCCGCCGCGCGCACCGGCGATCAGGCCCGCAAGGTCATCGCCGATCTGGAACGCCAGTTGGGCGGGCTGACCGATGCCCGAGGTGCAGCCATCGACCAGGCGCTCTCCCGCCTCCCCGAGGGGGCGACGGCGGAACAGCGTGCCGAGGTCGAGCGCCTGTCGGGCGCCCTGTTCGACCAGAAGCAGGCCATCGACGATCTCAACAAGGAACTGGAGGCCGAGGCCAAGCTCCGCGAGAAGGGGGCCGAGATCACCCGGCGCCACCGCACGGCCGAGGAGGAATACCGGGACGTCCTGGCCGAACTCGATACCCTGCTCGCCAACGCCGCCATCGACCAGGACACCTACGCCCGGGCGGTGGAGGAGGCCGAGCGGCGCAAGCTGGATGCCTCCAAGGAATGGCGTGACGGCGCCGTCCGGGCTGTCCACGACTATGTGGAGGAGGCCAGCAACGCCGCCCGCACCGCCGAGCAGGCAGTGGCCAAGTCGCTTCAGGCCGGCGAGGACGCCTTCGTCAAATGGGCGACCACAGGCAAGCTGGCGGCGGGCGATCTGTTCAACACCATGGCTGAGGAGGCTCTGCGCGCCGCCTGGCGCATGTCGGTGATCAAGCCCTTCGGCGGCATGCTGGAGGGGTTGTTCTCCTCCATCGGCTCCGGCCTCGCTGGATGGTTCACCGGGGGCGGCGGCAGCGAGGCTCCGACCCCGACGCCCTCCAACTCGACGCTGATCCTGGAAGCCCATTCCGGTGGCGTGGTCGGCCACGACCCGCTTCGCCGCCGCGATGTCGATCCAGGCCTGTTCGGGACGGCGGAACGATTCCACGGCGGCGGCCTCGTCGGCCTGCGCTCGGGCGAAGTGCCCATCGTCGCCCTTCGCGGTGAGGAGGTGCTGACCCGCGACGATCCGCGCCACCGCTTCAATCTGGCGGGCGGGCAAGGCGGCGTGACCGTGGTCGTGCAGCCCACCGTCACCAATACCGTGCCCAATACCCAGGCCCGCACCGAAACTCGCCGTGGCGCGGCCGGCGAGGTGATGATCGACGTCTTCGTCGAGCAGATGGAGATGCTGATGAGCCGCAAGATCGGCCGGGGCGAGGGCTTGGCCCCCACCCTGGAACGCCGCTACGGTCTCAATCCGGCTGCCGGAGCCTATCGATGA